Sequence from the Penaeus chinensis breed Huanghai No. 1 chromosome 5, ASM1920278v2, whole genome shotgun sequence genome:
aacaatgcgggtcagaacactgataccaagagccagaaatcctcaatttctgggaccaagCAAAGTCACAGAATAGgtggctattctcactgccagcatcagctcctgagccatgaggactgacagacatctcatagccagctcgatcgcagcctgaTACcgtattgaagtcacccagaacaatacgaatatctcgttaaggacatctgtctgccacagatgcaagtttggtgtaaagcatctctttcacctcaagtttatatacatccgtaggagtgtatacagcaataagagacatgaagccaaatgagagcttgagtctcaataccataatacgctcatcggctggagtgacctcaactaccgagggttgaagtctgctggagatggctatggctacttcctgaagatggtggccatcgctgcggcccgaccagtagtaagtgtagccacccacactagtCGTGTCGCTGCCGGgacttctcacctccgagagagcagccacctcaactctcagctgcttcaattccctcaacagtagtggtaactgattgtcctgtcgcagggaacggacgttccaagtccccaccctgacagtccgcatgaggtctaacctcgggcagtcactctgggtgggcgccacttctgccacccctaccgacgccgccttatatagaggaggttggctggctgcaggtcccataatacGCCTGCAGGGCGCCCTGGGGCTTTCCTCCACAAGCaccacgccaggttggcggccgctgggacccagatgggatgacgagtaaccccccccctccccacccgagtcccagcggtcgccaagccagagggacccacagcccgccgttcttgctgggtgggagggactttagccctccccccagcaccaacaactatacgactcgttgccagtggttatcttggggggccgactggcaaagCCTGCCTCCCcatagccgcccattaacccctgggggtacgggggcaggagttagtacaaagCCAGGGCATATCCACACGCTGGTGTGCCATGCCTcagtacctttagggcctcctgctgctctaagagcctccacagttcagcctaggactgcaaggtacctagtttccgtgggtggccacgaggaggcactgcagaagtcttgatgatggagaggctatgagctggcaggggagtcttatgcatagctgctcccttttcacaccaggctagccagtggtACCAGCTATAAGCgaaaaggcatgcaagcacttaccaCTAAccaggctaccacaccatcgcttcacatcaccctgagcatgaaacacccatgtatattcatatgtgcgcgcgtgtgtgtataagtatatatgtatatatatatatatgtgggtgtatacgaactgactatctgtctgtttccaaAGGTctaatgcgtgtgtgcgtaacgCTGATGGTGCTGACGGCCGCGTCACTGGCTGCGATCGCCGCCCTTCCTCGCCAAGCAAGGAAGTGGTTCTGCATCTCGTCATTTAACGTCACTGCCTGAACGAAGTGGATCTTGGAGTGGGtctttttccatttccatttctggGTCAGGAGATGACTCTGGTTCGATTAGCGGTTCTTGGACAGGAGATTTGACTCCCGTTCCCGATAACCTTAAAATGATGGTAAAGAATCCTTTTCACCCATATGAAAATTAGATAATacttatgaaaaaagaaaaccaaaataaataaatatgtaaatgtatatatattcatatatatatatgtgtacacatttacatatatatatgtatatatatgtacatatacaaacgcacattcatacacacacacacacacatatatatatatttatataaatatacatatacacacatgtatgtgtgtgtgtgtatgtgtgcgtgtgtgtgcgtgtttgtgtctcttGACTTATCGATCCACTTTAAAACAAGAGTCCATGAGAGGCTCTACAATCAcaacaattaaaagaaaacgtTGCATATGAATTACAATATACTGAATGGAATATACAAAGGATAATGAAACAAATtgcatagtaaaaaaaatatttgaggtTTATTTATAGCCGATAACAGAAATGCAATTCAACATGACTGGCTAAAATTGCTTTATATTATCACTTGTTGACTTCGGCCCTTGGTCAGATACTGAGGCAAAGACTACACGCGTTTCCCTAAAGCCTCAGTCTAAGGTAAAGTTATGAGTATAAATTCATGTGTATCACTCCACGGGAAACTTTCTGTTATTATATCATCCTTTGAAAGTATGAGAGAAACTCAGTGGAAGAGAGCATTTATGCccccgtgtgtgtatatttattcattttctcagtTTAGGtctaaacacacgtacacgcattcacacacacagacacataatttGGAATGTAGGAGAGATGAAAGTGTTACGGTTAAGGTTAGATAGCAAGTAagaacttatacatatacttatatacaagtgGCAGAGGGTTAtcactttaaaatatatatataagcaatagaTTACACTATCAACGCGATATGATGCAGTCAAACGCATCTTAGATAGCAAtatatttctctgtattttcctttGAAGGCTAGTCTGAGCCCATTTCCTCCTTTGGGTAAGTTGAAGACTCGGAAAAGAATACCGCATATTAGAACTAATTTATAATGTGTCTACGTCCACATAAAACATTGTACTACACATTAAGGGCTACTGTTCATGCAGACAGTGTAGTGCTCGATACAGGCTAAGTATGCCCCTTGTAGTAAAAACTGTTATTTTCagaaaagttttttctttctttctttttttcgtgagtgatactatattttttaaaaatcaagattAATGGCCACTCAGGTTTTCCTCAAATCACATAAAGTTGAATTTTAAATTATTCAGCATAAAGATGATGAGCTTCTTCTATCACATGAAATTAGTTCAGAAAACgatgtaagaataataaaattctTCTGGTTTTCATTTCATGGCTGAAAAAGCAGAAGCATCAACACAGGATGAGCCTCGTGACGCTGGCGTTGGTGTGCGTGGCAGTGGCTGCGTTGTGGGCGTATTCAAAATGGCGCCACAGCTACTGGGCATCGCGGGGTGTGCAAACGCCGCCCTACGTACCCATTTTTGGTCACATACATCACGCGCTctcaaagaaagggaaatgggagtaTGATACAGTGGTAAATGGTCTTTATGTTCATCAGAATGTCAATTACTTTTAAACGAGGCAGGTTTCAGCAAAAGGTTCATTAGTGTGTCAAGAGACTTTAGGAAAAGAAGCATTGAAAATGGAGTAAAACGTATAATCGGCGTAATATTTTGAAGTagattcgttttattttttatataagaacgacaacaataataacgtctGAATGCTACTTGTCGTTACTGTAGGTAGGGGGGCGGGGAATGATTTTTCATCGCCTCTACCCCCTTGGCCCTTAATGAATGGGATATATCCTAGAATATGTAAATAAGATAAGTTATATGTATGACTATAAACAATTGGATGTTGTTTTTAGTTGACATTTGCCTCAGTTCAAATAAGCATGTCATGAATATTCTTTTCATTAAACCTATGAGATACTACGTCCCagatcattacacacacacacacacacacacacacacacacacacacacacacacacacacacacacaccactcacaccactcacaccactcacacccacaccacacacacacaccacaccacctaacctaaccaaaccaagggaatatatatatatatatatatatatatatatatgtatatatatgtgtatatatatatatgtacgtactgtATGCTGTTTTGCTACACATGACTAATGTATTTAGAATATAGTTACAGAACCTTTAAACACgtatttaataatttttattacaaaTCGAATGGCGTTTACTTATAACTTTAATGATGCGATAGACAAATTTAGTAACTGATCAGTGCGATATGATTAGGAATGTTGAAAATCGCTACCTATAGTGTGATTTACATGCTTGAAGGATGAGGATAGTCTATAAAGCATGGATATATAAATTGTACTCTCTAGTTCATTAACgtgaatattttgttttaaaCTCCTTGCAGGCTTATCACAAATATGGCGGATCGAAGTTTTGTGGACTGTATGAATTCTTTAATCCAGTCCTGTTGGTGGGTGATCCCGACCTCATCAAACATATCTTCGTGAAGGACTTTGACCACTTCGTCGACAGAATGAATTTAGCTTTATCACACGACAAAGACAAGATAACAGCACAAATGTTGTCACTAAAGAAAGGCGATGAATGGAAACAGCTGAGGGCCATCATGAGCCCGACCTTTTCCTCAGGCAAAATGAAGGGAATGTTTCCTCTTGTGTGTGACAAGGCCGATGCCCTCGTTGCTTTCTCTCTCAGTGAATCGCGAAGGAAACCTTATGTTGATATGAAATACAATTTTGGTCGCTTTACCATAGACACGATTGCCTCTTGTGCTTTTGGCATCGAGTGTAATTCACTCGTGGATGAACATGCCGAGTTCCCCAACAGAGCTGCAAAATTTTTCGAAACAACTAATGTCaatataataaaattcataatgatgACTACGTTTCCTACACTTGCAAAGTTGCTCAACATCCGGTTCACTAATCCTGAAGCTTATTTCCTGGAGGAAGTTGTAACAcatacaataaaagaaagagtgaaaggggaaagaCGTGGGGATTTCCTTGACTTACTCTTGGAAGTTCGCAGTCCTGACGGCAAAGTAAAGGGGATTGATAGTACTACCAAGTCAAAACATCGTAAGTACTGAGGTCATAACTTTGTTTTTCCACACCAAATATTGCAAGCTGTATCTTTAAAATCCAATGTTATTACAccataatatcagtattagtaatcaGGTCTGGATCTCCCAAACAGTGCTGGATGACATTACCATCGCCTCTCAGTGCTTGTTGTTCCTCGTTGCTGGCTATGAAACAACAGCTACTACCCTGGGCTTTGCTGCCTTCCTGTTGGCTAAGAATCCAAGTGCACAAGAACAACTCCGTAAAGAGATCCAAGATTTGGTTCATGAAGAAGGTGATATTACTTACCAAGGGGTCATGGAAGCTAAATATCTCGATGCATGCTTGATGGGTAAGTTCTTACATTCAACTTAATTCTACATATTCCtataacagtaaatatatataatgtataaacaaaaatactaattTGCGACTATATACAGTAATCATAAGGTGAAAATATTTGCTACTTTTCAGTTTGTTTATTACCGGGTTTTGAATCATATTTCCCCTGTCCTATGGGCACACGTAACTTTGAACTTTCCCTTCCTATACAGCTTAAAGAAGATATGGATTTCACAATATACTGAAATATTTTAAATAGTTGGCCTGAAGTAAATGCAAAAGTGATGATACTTGAGAAATAAATAGGTTTTTGGAATGCGTCCATAACTTATGTACTGAAATTAATTGATGAATAAATCTTAAATATTTGAAAATTAGGTAGCACTCACAATGGCCCCTTGAAGTTAGTTACAGTGTTGAGGCATGAAGCTTTAcaccgacctttttttttttattaaggaatgaaataaatatataattaccctttactataattaatatccagtgattatatacattaacatataattatccccttcctccaccacattttctctatttgtctgtgcACATGTACGTACGTCGTACGTGCGTAtatctgtccctgtccctgccccgttctctgtctctgtctgtctgtttactctctctctctctctctctctctctctctctctctctctctctctctctctatatatatatatatatatatatatatataaatacatatatatatgtgtatatatatataaatacatatatatatgtgtatatatatatatatatatatatatatatatataagcatttattcaACAGAAACACTACGCCTGTTTCCTCCAGCACCATTTATAGAACGACTGTGCACACGTGACTATCGGTAGGTAGCAATGCTAATAACCATGAAGGAATATCATAACTACTGTGAAATAAAAATTAACGTTATGTCATTATAGAGGAATAATCATATCAAAGTTTACTGTTATTCAATAGTTAGAGCTAATTAGGGATTTCATGGATTTTTTGGTATTACCAGAAAGTAACTTAAATGCTTAAACCATGCTTACAGTTTCATATAccatgtacaattttttttttcttcagaatttgGCTAGCTTCggataaaatgatattaatgttattaatgaatgGAAATTATATTGTATTCTTATGTATATTGCTGAGCAGATAGTGATGTAATAGTTCCCAGAAAACGCGTCAATGGCCTGTGAGTGGCTGGAAGAGTCTAGGAATATCGTTAGTGATTGCAAATTAATGCTAATGAAGATCTTTTGTTAGGTTATCTCTGGCATTCCTTTTGACACGCTTACTGATGCTTTGGCATCGCAGGCTTCCTGACACTGACCTGACGATCAAGGCTGGGGATAGAATACAGGTCCCTGTCTGGAGTATCCACCACGACCCGAAGTACTGGCCCGAGCCTAATGACTTCCGTCCGGAGCGTTTTATGCCCGAGAACAAGACGAGCATGAAGAACTTCGCCCACATGCCTTTTGGAATAGGTCCCAGGAACTGCCTTGGTGAGCCCTTAAGATCTTGAACTGTGtaagtggaggaaggaaagaatctGATTAGCATGTAAGACATTTGCAGGAGTTACTATATTTTAATGGAATCTTATATTTCTGCAGCCACGAGGTTTGCCTTAATGGAAGCAAAGATTGTCTTGTCGAAACTGCTGCTTGTGGCAGAGCTGCGCAATGCACCAGGACACGAAGAAATGGTGTTGGAGCCAGGATTGGGTCTCATTAAGGCCAAGGATGGAGTCAAGATTATCCTGAATCCACTCTAGAATTAAAGAAATGGACGTTGGACCCTCAGAGCTGTGTGAAAAGAAACTACTCCCACTTTCACCACACTAATAAGCTTGTCATTCATTACAACTCTTACCTACATAGGTACTTTTCCCTGTCTTTCGCTTGGTTGAGTGTTATGTCAACTCACAATGGAAGAGTTTttctataaaaagagagagaaaattgattcAGTATATAATGGAAACTTCATAAAGTAATACCATGctattaataatagaataaaataaatgcattatatataacctTCTTTACCAAATCCCCAACTATACAATGTAAGTGTAAAATTTTCAATTGAATATAGACATAAGAAGGACA
This genomic interval carries:
- the LOC125025862 gene encoding cytochrome P450 9e2-like; this encodes MSLVTLALVCVAVAALWAYSKWRHSYWASRGVQTPPYVPIFGHIHHALSKKGKWEYDTVAYHKYGGSKFCGLYEFFNPVLLVGDPDLIKHIFVKDFDHFVDRMNLALSHDKDKITAQMLSLKKGDEWKQLRAIMSPTFSSGKMKGMFPLVCDKADALVAFSLSESRRKPYVDMKYNFGRFTIDTIASCAFGIECNSLVDEHAEFPNRAAKFFETTNVNIIKFIMMTTFPTLAKLLNIRFTNPEAYFLEEVVTHTIKERVKGERRGDFLDLLLEVRSPDGKVKGIDSTTKSKHLLDDITIASQCLLFLVAGYETTATTLGFAAFLLAKNPSAQEQLRKEIQDLVHEEGDITYQGVMEAKYLDACLMETLRLFPPAPFIERLCTRDYRLPDTDLTIKAGDRIQVPVWSIHHDPKYWPEPNDFRPERFMPENKTSMKNFAHMPFGIGPRNCLATRFALMEAKIVLSKLLLVAELRNAPGHEEMVLEPGLGLIKAKDGVKIILNPL